The following DNA comes from Amycolatopsis solani.
GGCAACGTCGGCTCCCCGGCCGACGCACAGGCCGCGGCGGACGCGGGCGCCGAGGGTGTCGGCCTGTTCCGCACCGAGTTCTGCTACCTCGACGCCTCGGACGAGCCGTCGGTCGCCGACCAGCGCGCCGCGTACACCGCGGTGCTCGCGCCGTTCCGCGGCAAGCCGGTCATCGTCCGCACGCTCGACGCGGGCGCCGACAAGCCGCTGGCCTTCCTTTCGCCGGAAGCCGAGCCCAACCCGGCGCTCGGCGTCCGCGGGCTGCGCGTGGCGTTCGACCGCCCCGAGGTGCTCGACCGCCAGCTCGAAGCGATCGCGGGCGCGGCCGAGGATTCGGGCGCCGAGGTCTCGGTGATGGCCCCGATGGTCGCGACGGTCGAGGAAGCGGCCTGGTTCGCCGACCGCGTCCGCGCGGCGGGCATCCCCAGGGCCGGCGTGATGATCGAGATCCCAGCGGCCGCGCTGAGCGCCCGCGAGATCCTCGAGGCGGTCGACTTCGTCTCGGTCGGCACGAACGACCTGGCCCAGTACACGTTCGCGGCGGACCGCCAGCTCGGCGCGGTCGCGAAGCTCAACGACCCCTGGCAGCCGGCCCTCCTGCGCCTGCTGAAGCTGATCGGCGACGCGGCCAAGGCCACCGGCAAACCCGCCGGCGTCTGCGGCGAAGCGGCGGCCGACCCGCGGCTGGCCCTGGTGCTGGCCGGGCTGGGCCTGACGAGCCTGTCGATGAACGCCCCGGCGGTCCGCACGGTGGGTGCGAGCCTGGCCGCCACGACGGTGGCCGAGTGCGAAGCCCTGGCCGAAGCGGCCCTGGCGACCTCGGACCCGACGGCAGCCCGCGCGGCGGCTCGCCCCTGACGGGCGGGGGCGTCCAGGCGGAGTCAGCCGAAATCGGCCCGGCCCGCTGGGGCGCCCCCCCACTTTCAGTCTATCGGTCATCACCGACCGTGCCGGTTTGTGCGAACCTGGGGGCACGGGGTTGTCCACATTGTTCGAGGGGTGTGGACAACCCCGACCTTCCGAAAAACAATCCCCCGCGGTTGTCGATCCCAGCTCCTCCCGCTCGACGAACAGGTGAAAACCCAGTCGAGCCGAGAGGACCTTCCATGACCACCGCCACCATCTCCGCACCGGTTGCCGGGCCCAGGGCCGGGCGGCGGGAGTGGGTCGGGCTGGCCGTGCTGGCGCTGCCGGCTCTGCTCGTCTCGCTCGACGTCTTCGTGCTCGTGCTCGCGCTGCCGAAGCTTGCCGTCAGCCTGCACGCCGATGGGACCGAACAGCTCTGGATCATGGACACCTACGGCTTCATGGTCGCCGGGTTCATGGTCACCATGGGGACGCTCGGGGACCGGATCGGGCGGCGGAAGCTCCTGCTGATCGGGGCCGCCGCCTTCGGGATCGCCTCCGTCGTCGCCGCCTTCTCCACCAGTGCCGGCATGCTCATCGCCGCGCGGGGCGCGCTCGGGATTGCCGGGGCGACGCTTGCCCCCTCGACGCTGTCGCTGATCGGGGCCATGTTCGAGAACCCGCGGCAGCGGGCCGAAGCGATCGGGATCTGGGCCGGCTGCTTCACCGTCGGGGCGATCATCGGGCCGATCGTCGGGGGCTTCATGCTCGAGCACTTCTGGTGGGGCTCGGTCTTCCTGCTCGGCGTCCCCGCCATGGTCCTGTTGCTGGTCATCGGCCCGAAGCTGCTGCCCGAGTACCGCGACGAAACCGCCGGACGGCTCGATCTGCCGAGTGTCGGCCTATCACTGGCCGCCATCCTGCCCGCCGTCTACGGCGTCAAGGAGCTCGCTCGCGACGGTGTCCACGCCGGGCCGGTCGTGGCGCTCGGGCTGGGCCTGGTCATCGGGTACGTCTTCGTGAAGCGGCAGCGGACGCTCGAAGAGCCGCTGATCGACTTCAGCCTCTTCGCCGCGAAGGCGTTCCGGACGGCGCTCGGCGGGATGCTGCTGTTCAGCATGCTCGGCGGGACCACGATGCTGTTCGTCGCGCAGTTCTTCCAGGTCGCGCAGCAGCTCTCGCCGGTCGGGGCCGCGCTCGGGCTGCTGCCGGGGATGGCCGCCTCGACCGTCAGCTTCCTCGCCGCTCCCGTGCTCGTTCGCCGCGTCGAGCCGCGGGTGCTGATCGCCGGTGGGGTCGCGCTGGCCGCGGCCGGGATGGCCGTTCTCGCGTTCGTCGAGCCCGCCGGTGGGCCGGTGTGGCCCGCGCTGGGGTTCGCCGTGACGTCGCTGGGGGTCGGGCCGATGGTCGCGCTGGGCACCGACCTCGTCGTCGGCTCGGTCCCGGTGCGCAAGGCCGGTGCCGCTTCCGCGCTCGCGCAGACCGTCAACGAGTTCGGTTACTCGCTCGGCCTCGCGACCGTCGGCACGCTGGGCAGCGCCGTCGTGCGGGCGCACGGGTTCGCCAGCGGGCTGCACGTCGTCGCCGGGCTCGCCGCCGTCGCGTTCGCCGTGCTCGTCCGGTTCGTCGCCAAGAACCTGCGGACCGCCTAAAACAAATACGGAGGCCTCCCCGCCCGATGCCTGGGCGGGGAGGCCTCCTTGACGCCGGGGGCAGAGGGACCCCGGCTAGCCGAAGAGCCCGCGCCGCGGGTGCCGGATGACCAGCGAACCGCCGTGGACGCGGCCGCTCAGCACGTAGCGCGGGTTGCCCATGCGGCCGTTGCTGCGCGTCTTGTCCTCCATCGCGCCGAACTTGACGTCGCTGATCGCGTTGAGGTCCACCGCCGCGTGCTCCGGGATGATGATCTCGACCGAACCCCACTTGGCGTCCAGCTCGATGTGCACCACCGGCGACTGCACCTGCGCCTCGGTGAAGTCCAGCTTCGTCGACCCGTACTTGTTGCGGACGACCAGCTCGGACGGCACCACCCACGGCCCGCCGCGGTGCAGCGAGGAGTACTTCGCGTTGAGCTCGAACCGGCGGCCGGGCGCGTACCCCACCGGCGGCGGCGCGTACGCCGGAGCGGCGGCGACGGCCGCGCTCGGGTGGTACAGGCCGGCGAGGTCGGCCAGCACGGCGTTCAGCTCGCCCCGCGTCCGCGACGCCAGCGCGCGGTCGGTCCGCTCGGTGAACTCGTCGAGGTCGATCATGCCGCGGCCGATCGCCTTCTGGAGCACGCCGACGACGTGCTCGCGCTCGTCGTCGGAGACCCGGAGGTCGCGCTCGCTCAACGGCTTGGTTTCGGCTGCCGCGTTCTCTTCCTCGCCCATGGTCACGATGGTAGAACCGGATCTCACCACGCAGATCGGGGGAAAACCCTGAACGGACCCGGATTCCGCGGTGCCGCCCTCTGCGCGGCGCTGGTTCTGCTGGCCGGGTGCACCGGCGAAGAAGTCACGCCACCGCCGGCCACGACCACGACCGCACCGCCGATCACTCCACCGCCGCTGCCGGAAGGGCTCACCGGCTTCCGGGCGACCGGCGGGATCGGGGTCACGGCGCTGCTCCCCACCACCGGCCCCACCCTGTTCGACGCCGACCGCGGCGCGGCCGCCACGCCGCCCGGCTACCCCGGCGGTGACACCGGGCTGAGCGTGCTCCGGGTGGGGAAGGACGCCGTCCTGACGGCCTACCCGCCCTACACCCACAGCACCGAGCCGTTCGAAATCCTCCGCTACACCGGCCCGTCGACCCCGCCGCGGTCGCTCGGCCGCGCCTGGTCGGTCGCGCCGGACGCCGCCGGCGAGGGCGTGTGGCTGATCCGGCAGGACGCGCCGGACGACTGCCGGCTCCAGCACGTCCCGCTCACCGGTGGCGAGCCCGACCGCGGGCAGCCCGCCAGCTGCCGCACCCGGGTCCGCGCCGAAACCGCGCACGGCCTGCTGATCACCATCAACTCCGGTGCTGCCGAATCCACCGACGCGCTGATCGACCCGGCGACCGGCCGCACGGTCGAGCAGGCGCCGCGCGTCCTCGCCGTCGCCGGGGACCGGATGCTGCTCGACGGCCTCACCGACCTCACCCTCGTCGACCTGCGCGACCACGTCCGCAAGAAGCTCAGCCGGCCGTCGATCGGCGGCCAGCCGACCGTGGCCGTCTCGCGTGACGGCGTCCTGATCGCGGTCGACTTCGCCAACGCGGCCTACCGCGGCACGAGCACGCAGATCCGGGACGTCTGGCTGCTCCACCCGGACACGCTGACCTGGGAACACGCGCCGGGGATGCCGTACGTGACCGAGCACCTCAAGCGCGGCGGCGGCCTCGACTGGAGCGAGAACGGCGACCTCGTGCTCGCCGACGGCGTCATCGGGGCCTGGCACCCCGGCGAACCGAGCTGGCGCCTCGGCTCGGCCAAGCTGCCACCGGGCGACTGGTCAGGCCCCGCCGTCCTCCCCTGAGGGTCACTCCTCGTCGAGGCCGTGTTCGATCGCGTAGCGGGCCAGCTCGACGCGGTTGTGCAGCTGCAGCTTCCGCAGCGTCGACTGCACGTGGTTCTCCACCGTGCGGTGCGACAGCACCAGCCGCTCGGCGATCTGCCGGGCGGTCAGCCCCTTCGCGACCAGGCGCAGGACGTCGGTCTCGCGTTCGGTCAGCCGGGGCGGCTCGGCGCCCGCGGTGTCGCCGGCGGACGCGTCGGCCATCCGCCGGTACTCGCCGAGCACCAGCCCGGCCAGTCCGGCGGTGAACACCGGGTCGCCCGCCGCGGTCCGGTGGACGGCGTCCACCAGCTCCGCCGCCGACGCCGACTTGACCAGGTAGCCGGACGCGCCCGCCTTGACCGCCTCCAGGACGTCCTTGTGCTCCCCGCTCGCCGACAGCACCAGCACCTTCGTCGACGGCAGCGCCGCGGTGATCTCGCGGGTGGCGTCCACGCCCGAGGTGGTGCCCAGGTTGAGGTCCATCAGCACGACGTCCGGCCGGACGGTCCGCGCGATGCGCAGCGCCGCGTCGGCGTCCGGTGCGGTCGCCTTCACGTCGAAGCCGTGCTCGGTCAGGTCGCGGGCCACCCCGTCGCGCCAGATCGGGTGGTCGTCGACGACCATGACCGAAATCCGCGGCTCGCTCATTTCGCACCCCTCGTGCTCGGCACCCTGACCTCCCACTCCGTGCCCTGACCGGGCCCGGTGTCGAGGGTCGCGCTCCCCCCGAGATCGCGGACCCGCCCCCGGATGGATTCCACCACGCCGAGGTGCCCTTCCGCTGCCGCTCGCTCGAGAACGCCGTCCGGAATGCCCGGTCCGTCGTCGCGGATGCTCACCACCACTTCGCTGCCGAGGTCCTCCAGCAGCACCCACGCGTGCGCGCCGGGGCCCGCGTGCTTCTCGACGTTCGCCAGTGCTTCGCGGGTGACGGCGACGAGCTCGTCGGTGACGCGCGCGGGCAGCTCGACGTCGTCCGCCGGTGTCGAGACCTGCACCGACGACGTCGCGAGCAGCTGCAGGGCCGCGCGCAGGCTCAGCGTGCCGCTGTCGTTCGGGGTCAGCGGCTCGGTCGTCACCAGCGACCGCAGCGCGATCTCCTGCTCGCCGGCCAGCCTCGCCAGCTCCGCCGCTTCGCCGCCGACCTCGTTGCCGCGCTTGCGGACCCGGGCGAGCACCTGCAGCACGCTGTCGTGGATCGACCGGGCCAGCCGTTCCCGCTCGGCCGTCGCCGCTTCCTTCCGCAGCGCCTGCTCCAGCCGCGCCGCGGACCGGCGGCCCATCGTCGCGGCCATGCCGACCAGCAGGCCGGCGGCGGCGAGCAGGACGCCGTCACGGGCGACGTCGAGGTCGAACTTGTCCCGCGCCAGCCCGGTCGCCACGCCGACGACGAGCCCGGCCAGCACGCCACCGCTCGCGCCGAAGCGCGCGCCCGCGGCGACCGGGGGCACGGCCGCCCAGACGGTGGTGATGAGCGGGACGTTGAGCATGAACTGCTCGTCGCTGAGCACCCACGGCGAGGTCAGCAGCAACGCCGTCGTGAACACCAGGTCGAAGGCCACCAGTGCCGGCGGCCGCGTCCGCTCGCGCAGGTAGAGGAAGCTGCTGACGACCGACCACAGCGCCATCACGCCGACGATCGCCCACGCCAGCCACTCGCGCTGGTAGTGCCCGCTTTGGACGATCACGGTCCCGCAGGCGAACGCCCACGTGAGCCAGCGGAACGCGATCACGCCCCGCCACATCGGCGTGATCGGATCGGGGGTCCGCCGGACGGTCACGGCCGTTCGGCTTCGTCACGCTTCGGCGGCTCGGCCGGTGACGCGTCGTCCTCCTCCTCGCCGAGCGTCGCGAGTTCGGCCTTCGGCCCGCCGGGCTCGGCGTCGTTCGGCTGCGCGGCCTGGTCCTTGAGGACGTCCACCTCGGCCGGGTCCGGGTTGGTCTCGTGCAGCAGCGACCGGACGCCGGCATTGAGCACGGCCAGCAGCGGCACGGCCAGCAGCGCGCCGGCGATCCCGCCCGCGACCAGGCCGGCGGTGATGGCGAGCACCACGGCCAGCGGGTGCAGCTTCACCGCCCGCCCGAGCAGGAGCGGCTGCAGGATGTGGCTCTCCAGCTGCATCACGCCGATCACGATGGCCAGCACGATCACCGCGCCGATGAAGCCGTTCGTCACCAGTGCGATCAGCACCGCGACGCCGCCGGTGATGACCGCGCCGATGATCGGGATGAACGCGCCGATGAACACCAGCGTCGCCAGCGGGATCACCAGCGGGACACCCATGATCCACAGGCCGATGCCGATGCCGACCGCGTCGACGACGGCGACCGCGGCCGTCGCGCGGACGTAGCTGACCAGCGACGCGAACCCGCGGCGCCCGGCGACGTCGACCCGGTTGCGGACCCGGTTGGGCACGGCGCGGACCAGGAACGTCCAGATGCCGTCGCCGCCGCTGAGGAAGAAGATCGTGATGAACAGCGTCAGCAGGAAGCCGGTGAGGATCTCGCCGACCGTGCTCGCCGTCGTCAGCGCGGTCGTCGTGATGGACGCCTGGTTGTTCTGGATGAACCCGATCGCCTGGTTGATGAAGTCCTGGATCTGCTCCTGGCGCAGGTGCGGCGGCCCGTTGAGGAGCCAGTTCTTGATCTGGTCGAGGCTCGCGTTCACCTGCTGCTGCAGCTGCGGCAGCCCGGAGGAGAACTGCGTGATGACGAACGTCAGCAGCCCGCCCAGCACGGCGAGCCCGGCGATCAGCACGATCGCCGTCGCCAGCCCGCGGGGGAACCGCACCGCCACCAGCTTCTGCACCGCCGGCGCGAGGAGCGCCGAAACGAGCAGGGCGATGGACAGCGGGATGACGACCACCGAGAGGTAGCCGATCACCCAGACCACGGCGTACAACGCGGCGATCACCACGATGAACCGCCACGCGAGTGCCGCGCTGATGCGCAGGCCTCGCGGGATCAGCCCGGTGATGTCCTCGTGCTCCGGCAGGAACGGGTCTTCGCGTCGCGCGTGGGTCACCGGCTCACCGTACTGGCAACACCGTCCGATTCGGCCGCTTTCCGGGAGCCGAGTCCGACACGCGTGACAGCCAGCCGTGATCACTCGACGTGAAACCCGATCGCACGCTGTGTTCTTCACACGATGGGGGCATCAAGTCGTGTCGAGGATGCGAGCGGCGTCGCGGATTTGGTTAGGTCGCTACCGCAACGGCAGATCGCCGGACTTCCACCGCAGCACCGAGGAGATGCACCAGTGGCCGACCACGCGACGAACGAGGGGCAGGGCGCCAAGCGCGCCGGCCGGCTCGTGTCGCGTGCGCTGCTGGTGCTCGGCGGGGCCGTGGCCGGCACCGCCGCCGCGTGGCTCGTCTCCGGTGCGACCGCTTCCGCGGACACCGTCGAGGTGGGTACCGCCCCGATCGCCGAGGCCGCCACCGGCAGCATCGGCGACGTCGACAACGGCGCGACGAACGCGGCGAACGACGTCTCCACTTCGGACTGCCACCAGGACGCCACTTCGTGGAGCGAGCCGTGCGCCCGCGTCCTCGGGCACGAGGTCTCCGACCGCGTCAGCGACTCGGTTTCGGACCTCGCCGAGGACGCCGTCGTCAGCCCGGCGCAGCGCACCCTCGGCGCGGTCGAGCACATCGTCCGCAAGCCGCAGGACACCCGCGAGGTCCTCGAAAAGACCTTCACCCCCGAGCCGGCGCACGACGTGCTGCAGCTGCTCGACCCGGCCGGCGACGGCGACCTGGTTCCGCTCCCGGGCCTCGCCCCGGTCGAGCAGGAGCCGGTGACCGCCGGCCTCGGCCAGACCACGGACACGGTCGCCGCCTCGACCGTCCAGCTCCCCGCCGCGCTGCGAGCTCCGCTCGCGATGCCGACGGGTTTCCAGCACGACGACGTCACCGGTGCGGGCGAGTCCCGCGATTCCCACCGTGACCTGCCGTCGCCGCTGGCCCCGGTGCAGCTTCCGGTTGCGCCGTCCGTCCCCACCGCCCCGGGTGGCAGCACTGCCCCCGGTGGTCACCTCGACGGCCTCAACTTCGGCGTCCCCTTCTGGACGACCGAAGCCGTCGACTCCGCCGTCGCGGCCATGAGCCGCGCCGGCCTGCGCACCGCGATGCGCACCCCGGGCGAGCAGCCCGGTGTCACTCCTGACTGAACACCTCCTTCACGGGTAGCTGACGCGCCCAAGTCCGTCTTCAACTGACGGCATCCGCGTCCGCTCAGATCCCGTGACACGGCGGTGCGCTTTTGTGCGCCCGCAAGAAGTTCTTTCCCCCTCCGGTGCGGCTCGGACCCGTTTCGAATTCGACGAGCGCACCCCCATAAGCCCGCAAGGGAACCCGAAATAAAGGAGAAAAACCCCATGCAGACGTGGGCAAAGCGCGGACTCCAGACCGCACTTGTCACGGGTGGGTTGCTGATGCTGGGTACCGGCATCGCCTCGGCCGACGAGAACGTCAACCCGGACGCCCCGGCGTCCCCGCTCGACCTCAACGTGACGGTCCCCATCCAGGAGGCCAACAACGCGGTCGGGACCCCCTTCGGCCAGCTGGACCTGCCCGCCGGGCAGACGGAGCTGAGCACCAAGCCGGTCACCAACGCGGCGAACGAAGCGGCGAAGCAGCTCGACGAGGCCAGCCCGATCAGCCAGAGCACCCTCGG
Coding sequences within:
- the ptsP gene encoding phosphoenolpyruvate--protein phosphotransferase, with product MSDSLSGVAVSPGRASGPVVRVAEPLGEPAATPAPADPAAEAARIGPAAAIVAGRLEKQAETATGEAATILITTAAMAADPALAAQAEQLVKTQGLPAARAVYQSAEGFAEALAAAGGYMAERVRDVRDVRDRLIAELLGIAPPGVPELTSPAVLVARDLAPADTAGLDPAKVLALVTEEGGPTSHTAILARALGIPAVVAVRGLLALDAQALAVDGDTGVVEVADPSAPVVTATVAQLAEWNGTGATADGHRVKVYGNVGSPADAQAAADAGAEGVGLFRTEFCYLDASDEPSVADQRAAYTAVLAPFRGKPVIVRTLDAGADKPLAFLSPEAEPNPALGVRGLRVAFDRPEVLDRQLEAIAGAAEDSGAEVSVMAPMVATVEEAAWFADRVRAAGIPRAGVMIEIPAAALSAREILEAVDFVSVGTNDLAQYTFAADRQLGAVAKLNDPWQPALLRLLKLIGDAAKATGKPAGVCGEAAADPRLALVLAGLGLTSLSMNAPAVRTVGASLAATTVAECEALAEAALATSDPTAARAAARP
- a CDS encoding MFS transporter encodes the protein MTTATISAPVAGPRAGRREWVGLAVLALPALLVSLDVFVLVLALPKLAVSLHADGTEQLWIMDTYGFMVAGFMVTMGTLGDRIGRRKLLLIGAAAFGIASVVAAFSTSAGMLIAARGALGIAGATLAPSTLSLIGAMFENPRQRAEAIGIWAGCFTVGAIIGPIVGGFMLEHFWWGSVFLLGVPAMVLLLVIGPKLLPEYRDETAGRLDLPSVGLSLAAILPAVYGVKELARDGVHAGPVVALGLGLVIGYVFVKRQRTLEEPLIDFSLFAAKAFRTALGGMLLFSMLGGTTMLFVAQFFQVAQQLSPVGAALGLLPGMAASTVSFLAAPVLVRRVEPRVLIAGGVALAAAGMAVLAFVEPAGGPVWPALGFAVTSLGVGPMVALGTDLVVGSVPVRKAGAASALAQTVNEFGYSLGLATVGTLGSAVVRAHGFASGLHVVAGLAAVAFAVLVRFVAKNLRTA
- a CDS encoding DUF1707 SHOCT-like domain-containing protein, whose amino-acid sequence is MGEEENAAAETKPLSERDLRVSDDEREHVVGVLQKAIGRGMIDLDEFTERTDRALASRTRGELNAVLADLAGLYHPSAAVAAAPAYAPPPVGYAPGRRFELNAKYSSLHRGGPWVVPSELVVRNKYGSTKLDFTEAQVQSPVVHIELDAKWGSVEIIIPEHAAVDLNAISDVKFGAMEDKTRSNGRMGNPRYVLSGRVHGGSLVIRHPRRGLFG
- a CDS encoding response regulator, with product MSEPRISVMVVDDHPIWRDGVARDLTEHGFDVKATAPDADAALRIARTVRPDVVLMDLNLGTTSGVDATREITAALPSTKVLVLSASGEHKDVLEAVKAGASGYLVKSASAAELVDAVHRTAAGDPVFTAGLAGLVLGEYRRMADASAGDTAGAEPPRLTERETDVLRLVAKGLTARQIAERLVLSHRTVENHVQSTLRKLQLHNRVELARYAIEHGLDEE
- the macS gene encoding MacS family sensor histidine kinase; this encodes MTVRRTPDPITPMWRGVIAFRWLTWAFACGTVIVQSGHYQREWLAWAIVGVMALWSVVSSFLYLRERTRPPALVAFDLVFTTALLLTSPWVLSDEQFMLNVPLITTVWAAVPPVAAGARFGASGGVLAGLVVGVATGLARDKFDLDVARDGVLLAAAGLLVGMAATMGRRSAARLEQALRKEAATAERERLARSIHDSVLQVLARVRKRGNEVGGEAAELARLAGEQEIALRSLVTTEPLTPNDSGTLSLRAALQLLATSSVQVSTPADDVELPARVTDELVAVTREALANVEKHAGPGAHAWVLLEDLGSEVVVSIRDDGPGIPDGVLERAAAEGHLGVVESIRGRVRDLGGSATLDTGPGQGTEWEVRVPSTRGAK
- a CDS encoding AI-2E family transporter — encoded protein: MTHARREDPFLPEHEDITGLIPRGLRISAALAWRFIVVIAALYAVVWVIGYLSVVVIPLSIALLVSALLAPAVQKLVAVRFPRGLATAIVLIAGLAVLGGLLTFVITQFSSGLPQLQQQVNASLDQIKNWLLNGPPHLRQEQIQDFINQAIGFIQNNQASITTTALTTASTVGEILTGFLLTLFITIFFLSGGDGIWTFLVRAVPNRVRNRVDVAGRRGFASLVSYVRATAAVAVVDAVGIGIGLWIMGVPLVIPLATLVFIGAFIPIIGAVITGGVAVLIALVTNGFIGAVIVLAIVIGVMQLESHILQPLLLGRAVKLHPLAVVLAITAGLVAGGIAGALLAVPLLAVLNAGVRSLLHETNPDPAEVDVLKDQAAQPNDAEPGGPKAELATLGEEEDDASPAEPPKRDEAERP